One window of the Leptospira ryugenii genome contains the following:
- a CDS encoding exodeoxyribonuclease III encodes MKILTLNCNGIRSAESKGLWDLIHSENPDIIGFQETKAPASEILKPKWEEMGYLGYICLAEKPGYSGVAFFVKEKPSKAQVGYGDGRFSSEGRSILLEYPKYLIWNLYFPSGTSGEERQTIKYEFLDQVLLLSQELRKKKKPLLLMGDVNIAHQEMDIHNPKANAKNSGFLPEERAWLGKFLAEGFIDFYRMLEPNQKTYTWWSYRANARQQNKGWRIDYIFGSEHWKGKAKRCYVKNEPILSDHAPLVLELQMP; translated from the coding sequence TAATCCATAGCGAAAATCCTGACATCATTGGTTTCCAAGAAACAAAAGCCCCCGCCTCAGAAATCTTAAAACCCAAATGGGAGGAGATGGGCTATCTTGGCTACATTTGTTTAGCAGAAAAACCAGGTTACAGTGGGGTTGCCTTTTTTGTGAAAGAGAAACCAAGTAAGGCACAGGTAGGCTATGGAGATGGTCGATTTTCTTCGGAAGGTCGGTCCATACTCTTGGAATACCCAAAGTATCTTATTTGGAATCTCTACTTTCCTTCCGGAACGTCTGGAGAGGAAAGACAAACGATTAAGTATGAGTTTCTAGACCAGGTACTATTACTTTCCCAAGAATTACGAAAAAAGAAAAAACCTCTCTTACTCATGGGAGATGTAAACATTGCCCACCAAGAAATGGATATCCATAACCCAAAGGCGAATGCAAAGAATAGTGGATTTTTGCCAGAAGAGAGAGCATGGCTCGGCAAATTTCTGGCAGAAGGATTTATCGATTTTTATCGGATGTTAGAACCAAACCAAAAGACATACACTTGGTGGAGCTACCGAGCAAATGCGAGACAACAGAATAAAGGTTGGAGAATTGACTATATCTTTGGCTCAGAACATTGGAAAGGTAAGGCGAAACGATGCTATGTTAAAAACGAACCTATCCTTTCCGACCATGCTCCCCTCGTTTTAGAACTTCAAATGCCTTGA
- a CDS encoding LEA type 2 family protein produces the protein MFSKLFLSVCCFLLVQCSILGVLKDKVPKPEFSFESISIKEVTLTDLTLKMNTQFENPYPVSLPKSLLNMDLKIEGTKLSHISTDLGEIQAKQTRQLPFEIKIKYSDLLKIYQTIPDKQVLAVSLIGDLKVPLPQSIAALGKESVSFPFQQERVIPAVLPNVDIQNFAIEMPSRESIVSQTNTSALAETTISFLDGLLSGKSKTQSAKSAASAGLSNLNLKLNTNFDLNFQNKAASELLFQDFAYQLKLAGEPFLDGKPKEIVNNGRQSTVKINTAFPIAQISQGLYKTIQSKTASFDLNGKSGMKVPGIEDTMDFNYSKLGKFNW, from the coding sequence ATGTTTAGCAAGCTTTTCCTTTCGGTCTGTTGTTTTTTGTTGGTTCAATGTTCCATACTCGGAGTCCTTAAGGATAAGGTACCAAAACCTGAGTTTTCTTTTGAATCCATCTCCATCAAAGAAGTTACCTTAACTGACCTAACCCTCAAAATGAATACTCAATTTGAAAATCCCTACCCAGTCAGCTTACCAAAATCGCTTTTAAATATGGATTTAAAGATTGAAGGTACAAAACTGAGCCATATTTCCACTGACCTGGGAGAGATCCAGGCGAAACAAACGAGGCAGCTCCCTTTCGAAATCAAAATCAAATATTCTGATCTACTTAAAATCTACCAAACTATACCCGATAAACAAGTATTAGCTGTTTCTCTCATTGGTGATCTAAAAGTGCCTCTTCCACAATCCATTGCGGCCCTTGGCAAGGAATCAGTCAGCTTTCCCTTCCAACAAGAAAGAGTGATCCCCGCAGTTTTACCAAATGTTGACATCCAAAACTTTGCGATTGAGATGCCCAGCCGAGAAAGCATTGTGTCCCAGACAAACACATCTGCACTCGCAGAAACAACGATCTCTTTCCTGGATGGATTGTTGTCTGGGAAATCAAAAACCCAAAGTGCAAAATCAGCGGCAAGTGCTGGGCTTTCCAATCTTAACTTAAAACTGAATACCAATTTTGATTTGAACTTTCAGAACAAAGCTGCTTCCGAACTGTTGTTCCAAGACTTTGCCTACCAATTGAAACTTGCCGGAGAGCCCTTTCTAGACGGTAAACCAAAGGAAATCGTGAACAATGGTCGGCAGTCCACTGTGAAGATTAACACTGCCTTTCCCATCGCCCAAATCAGCCAGGGACTTTACAAAACCATCCAGTCCAAAACTGCTTCCTTTGATTTGAACGGAAAATCTGGTATGAAAGTTCCTGGAATTGAAGATACAATGGACTTCAACTACTCCAAGTTAGGAAAGTTTAACTGGTAG